ACGGTGAGCAAGCTGGCAAAGCTTTCAACATCCTACAGTCCCGATAGTGCTCTCTCCGTTGTGGCCAGCATCAGGTGATGGTCGGGTTCCCTACCCGATTGCGGGTTCGACTCCCGCCGCCCATTCAGATCGACGTGGAACCTCGATAATTGCTGTGTGTAGCTGTCTTTCGGCGGTGGCATGACTCTTCAACCATCCAACATCAGGGGGAGCGAAGATAATGTTCTGATCATGACCACCGCCAATTTTTTCGCAGGCATAGACAAGGGCCGCTGGCACCCACCCAGCACGCCCTGTGCATTACCGGCCGCCCTTGTCTATGTGTGTGAGTAATTTCTCGCGGTGTGCGCCGCGGTATCGGCGAATTCAAAGTCTGATAGCGCGGCCTTAAATGCCCTGGTCCACTGGGGCATTTAGTGAATCGTTATTACTGAAATTTAATTGCCAATGCTGGCAAGGGATTCGCTCACGCCGAAATCTGGAAATCACTTACTTAGGAATGCAGCCATGAAACTTATTCAACCGGTCACACCAGAACGCAATGCCGATAACTTGGGATATTGGACTCACCCTGATTTCTTCGAACCGGCCAACGGTAACGAATACCCAGCGCCCGGCGAATTTGAAGCGTGGGCAAAAGCTCAGGGTGTCGAGGTTTATACCCTGTCACTTGATGCCGATCCAGCAGCTGACGATATTCAGGCCGCCTATGAAGTAGGCGAAGCTGATGTTTCTGCGTGGAACCCTACTCCGCCAATCGGTGAAGGCTGGTTCCTTGCCTCAATTCACGATACCGAGGACGGCCCTTATAGCGTTTGGTTCCGCCGCAATACTGAAGAACAAGCCGAAATTGCGCGCCTTAAAACCGACTTTTTGGAAAAGCACCAGGTGGCGATCACCGCCGCTTATGAATATTTCAAAGCCTGCCCTGTGGGTAATGAACGCACTATCGCACACCAGATTTATCAGGTACTGCGCACGGCTACGAGGGTGGGCTGAAATGAAAGTTTATATCGCCGGGCCAATGACAGGCCTGCCACATTTCAACCGCCCTGCTTTCAAACGGGCAGCTATAAACCTGTCATTTGAAAAGCATGTGCCACTGAATCCGGCAATCATGCCTGATGGCCTAACAAAAGCTGATTACATGGCTATCGGCCTGACGATGCTGCAACGCGCCGAAGCGATTTACCTGCTTACCGGTTGGCAGTTCAGCGCAGGCGCCAGAGCTGAACATGCGCTGGCCTTAAAGTTGGGTTTGGAAGTAATCGAACAGAGGGAAAGAAGCCATGGCTGAGACAACCCGTTCACATTTCGTCAGGCGGTTTTGCGTGAAAAGAATGCTGAATCTGTGGTTTGTTCCGGTTGAGTTTGCGCCAGCAGTGCCGCCAGGTATGAAAATGCTCTGGTGGCGAGCTGGAAAATATTACGGCCGATTTCGGGTCAGTCAGTAAACCGGTGTGCAGCTGGCTATAATTAAACGTGTGGAGTGATATATGACGAGAACATTAACGCTTGATGAATGGGCTCTCGAAGAGTTTTCCGCGCCAATACCTAGCAGACCAACGCTGATGAGGTATGCGAAAAATGGAATGATATACCCCCTGCCCTTTAAAGCTGGGCGGTGCTGGCGTGTTGAAGCATCAGCGCGTTTCATTGGGATAGCTGAGAAGCCTGTGATCAACAAGGATATAGATCCACGTTTAATGAGGATTCTCGAAGATGGCACGTCCACGTAAATATAACGTGAATATTCCCGGGCTGTCGTGTTACATGGACGCCAGAACCAATAAGGTTTACTGGCGTTACAAGCATCCAGCCACAGGTAAGTTCCACGGTTTGGGGGACAACGAAGAGGAGGCAAAAGCAATCGCAATAGATGCGAATATGCAACTCAATCAGAGGAAAATGGCAAATCTCCTGAGAGTAAGAAATGAAATTAGCCGTGAAGTGAATAAAGGCATCACTACCAATGCATGGGTTGATAAATACAGAGCGATTCAGCTAGAAAGGGTTAAAGCTGGTGAAATAAAACCCGATACAGCGAAATTGCGGGAACCTTCTTTACGAGCATTAATTTCTCATTGCGGGATAAAACCATTGTCGGAAGTCGGTGCCAGAGATATTGCTGGGATCCTCGATATTTACATTGAAAAAGGTCAGGGAAGGATGGCGCAGATGGTGCGTTCGAATCTAAGTGATGTATTCAAAGAAGCTCAGCATGCAGGTGAAGTTCCGGCTGGTTATAACCCTGCGAAGGCAACAAAACAACCTCGGGCAAAAGTTTCACGACAGAGACTTTCATTTGATGAATGGAAAGCCATTTATTCGGCTGCATTAACGTTACCGGTGCATATTCCCAGGGCAATGCTATTGGCCTTAATTACAGGCCAACGGATAGGAGATATATCAAAGTTGAAATTTACTGATATCTGGGATGACAAACTTCATGTAGTTCAGCAAAAAACCGGGGCTAAAGTAGCTATACCCCTTTCTTTGAAATGTGAGGCGTTGGGACTGTCTCTTCAGGATGTGATAGCTGAATGCCGAGATTCTGTTTTGAGTCAGTGGATCTTGCATCATCACCGTTCACGAAGAAACTGTACCCGTGGTGGGCAGATAACTAAAAGCACACTCTCAAAAGGATTTGCTGAAGCCCGAGATAAAAGTGGTCTGCTGTGGGAGGGAGAGAATCCTCCAACATTCCATGAACAGAGGTCATTGTCGGAACGCTTGTTCAGAGAGCAAGGAATAAACACGCAAGTTTTACTTGGACATAAAAATAGTCAAATGACGGAGAAGTATAACGACGACCGGGGGAAAGACTGGAAGGAAGTTGTTGTTTAATTAAGATGCCGTTTTGCAGAAGAATTTTGCAGGAGTTTTGCAGGGATGAACATTTACTCTTAAATAATAGTCAGTTAGCAGTTGATACCCATACCGAAGTCATAAGTGGTAGAAAGAGCATAGCCATCACCATTCTGATGACGAACGTCGCGGCCATTATTCGTGCCTTCACCTGCTGGTGTATAGTTAATGTCTTCGCTGTTGTTATCGCCATCATTCGCACCCTGATATTGCAGCGCAAAGTTCCAGCCTTTTACTTCACCAAAGAAGTCTGTATTACGGTAAGTCGCAACGCCATTAGTACGACCAACCATAAAGTTATCAGAAGAGGTGTAGGTATCGCCGCCGAACACTGGCAGCATATCGGTCCAGGCTTCAATGTCATACACAACGCCGTAGTTACGGCCGTAATCGAATGAACCGAAGTCAGCGAATTTCAGACCTGCAAAGCCCAGACGGGTGGCGTTGCCTGATGTACCTGTATTTTCAGAATTATTAGCCTGGACGTTGTATTCCCACTGGCCGTAACCGGTCAGTTGATCGGTAATTTGGGTTTCACCTTTAAAGCCTACACGAACATACGTTACGTCGCCGTCCTGACCTGCATCATCTGAAAATTGGTGACGTGCATCAACTTTGCCATACAGGTCCAGTTTATTGCCGTCTTTATTATATATTTCTGCGGAATGAGCTGCGCCTGCAACCAGTAATGCCGGGATAATAAGTGCCAATGCTTTTAATTTCATGATGTATTCCTTTATCATTTAATTGGATACTTGAATTTATTATATATATATTTTCAATGAGTTAGACTCGTATTAATATTACCTGCAGAGTTCCGTGGTTCTGTAGATAAATTATCGGTTTTAATTTTATTATTTATTACTAATTATTTCTGTCGGTATTATCAATATTTCGAATGAATGTTATAGTTAATTTCATATAAAATATGTATTTATAATTATATATTTTTCTGTGGTACTTTATTTCCGGGTTGTGGAATCATCACTGCAATCCTATTTACCCTTCCTTGGTTTTACTTATATTCTTTTTAGTCGCCGTTTTACCCCTGTTAACGGCGTTAGTATGTCGCCCCGCCTGACTGCGGGGCTTTTTTTTGCATAAAAAAACCCATAACCGGCGAAAGTTATGGGCTCAACAAATGAGAGAGAACTAAAATTTCTACGACGAGGTCAGAGAGACTTTCCACAACAACCTGCATAACAGATGTCACGGTTGCGTTATCCGCAGCGGAAACACCGGCTATTCAGGGTACAGCACATAATTTCAGGAGAAGGCTTCTCTCATGGCACAGCTCG
This is a stretch of genomic DNA from Rahnella aceris. It encodes these proteins:
- a CDS encoding DUF4406 domain-containing protein, with amino-acid sequence MKVYIAGPMTGLPHFNRPAFKRAAINLSFEKHVPLNPAIMPDGLTKADYMAIGLTMLQRAEAIYLLTGWQFSAGARAEHALALKLGLEVIEQRERSHG
- a CDS encoding excisionase gives rise to the protein MTRTLTLDEWALEEFSAPIPSRPTLMRYAKNGMIYPLPFKAGRCWRVEASARFIGIAEKPVINKDIDPRLMRILEDGTST
- a CDS encoding site-specific integrase, with translation MARPRKYNVNIPGLSCYMDARTNKVYWRYKHPATGKFHGLGDNEEEAKAIAIDANMQLNQRKMANLLRVRNEISREVNKGITTNAWVDKYRAIQLERVKAGEIKPDTAKLREPSLRALISHCGIKPLSEVGARDIAGILDIYIEKGQGRMAQMVRSNLSDVFKEAQHAGEVPAGYNPAKATKQPRAKVSRQRLSFDEWKAIYSAALTLPVHIPRAMLLALITGQRIGDISKLKFTDIWDDKLHVVQQKTGAKVAIPLSLKCEALGLSLQDVIAECRDSVLSQWILHHHRSRRNCTRGGQITKSTLSKGFAEARDKSGLLWEGENPPTFHEQRSLSERLFREQGINTQVLLGHKNSQMTEKYNDDRGKDWKEVVV